CGCTCCTTTGCCGAGGCCTGGGAGGCTCGGGCGACCATACGCACCCGGCCCCGGCGCCTGGTGGAGGATGACCAGCGACTGATCTACCCCCTGAGCCGCCAACCCCTGGTGCTCGGCGCGACGTTCCAGCGCGAATGTCCGCAGTTGCGTGATTTCGTGCTGGTGCAAAGCCTCTACAAGTTCATCAACGATGTGGTGATCTTCGAGACCGAAATCGTCGACCGCACCGCCCGGCGCATCGCCAAGGATCGCTTTGCCGTGCGGTTCCCGTTCGCCTGCCGCTACGACGCGATGACCGTGGTGGTGGACGAGGACTATCACGCCCTGGTGGCGATGGACTTCCTGCAGCAGACCATCGCCCTGACCGGCATCGAGCCGATCGCCCTGCCCCAGGAGATCGAACTCAGCCGCGCCATTCCGGCCGTGCTGGACCAGGTGCCCGAGGGCCTGCGCGATGCGCTGGAACTGATCTGCGTGGGCATCGCCGAGAACACCCTGACCGACGATGTCGCGGCCTTTGCCAAGGACGACTCGGTCAAGCCCTCGGTGAAGGGACTGATGGCCGATCACCTGCTGGACGAAGGCCGTCATTCCAGCTTCTGGGCGCGGCTGACGCGCATCTACTGGCACACCGCGCCAGAGACGGATCGTCAGGCGATCGCCAA
This window of the Pseudomonas mosselii genome carries:
- a CDS encoding diiron oxygenase, which gives rise to MNALEYRSFAEAWEARATIRTRPRRLVEDDQRLIYPLSRQPLVLGATFQRECPQLRDFVLVQSLYKFINDVVIFETEIVDRTARRIAKDRFAVRFPFACRYDAMTVVVDEDYHALVAMDFLQQTIALTGIEPIALPQEIELSRAIPAVLDQVPEGLRDALELICVGIAENTLTDDVAAFAKDDSVKPSVKGLMADHLLDEGRHSSFWARLTRIYWHTAPETDRQAIAKVLPLFLRQYLTSDIQQAFDCALIAALPVNETVRQALRDEAQGLAYPINHQHPLLGNILRFFRSSSMLESPCVQDALRDYLP